Within the Gloeobacter kilaueensis JS1 genome, the region CGAATATTTGCTTGCGATCCCGCCGCTACTGGTAGCCCTGGTCCAACTGGCGGTGCTCATCGCTGCTGCCCTCTGGGCCCAGCGCCGCTTCGGCGAACCGCTGGGGCTGCCCCAACCTGAATTACAAAATACCGACGCTTACATCCAGGCTCTGGCCGCCGTCCTGCGCAAGGCCAAAAGTCAGCGCTTCGTCTTCGAGCAGATCCTCCGGCAGGAGCGGCTGCAGCTGGCGCGGCGACTGGGCCTGGGCGAAGGGGCCGACGATGACGCTGTGCTCGCCCAGAGCTGGAGTGCCCGGACCGGCAGACCGGGCAGTGAACTTGTCGCTATTTTTCACCAGCCACTCACCCGCGAGCGCGACCTGATCCCCTGGCTGGTCCGCCTGCGTGCTTTATATCCCCCCTCTTGAACCCAATGAACGAAGCCCGCTTTCTCCAGTTGCGCGAAGCCCTCGGCCAGATCGTCGTCGGCCAGCCGGTGCTCATCCAGCAATTGCTCGTGGCGCTCATCGCCGGTGGCCACGTCATCCTCGAAGGGGTGCCCGGCACTGGCAAGACGCTGCTGGTAAAAGTGCTCGCCCAACTGGTGCGGGCCGATTTTCGCCGCCTTCAGCTCACCCCCGACATCCTGCCCTCGGACATTCTCGGGGTGAATATCTTCGATCTCGAAAGCCGCCGCTTTTTGCTCAAAAAAGGGCCAATCTTTACCCAGATCCTGCTCGCCGACGAGGTGAACCGCACGCCGCCCAAGACCCAGGCAGCACTGTTAGAAGCGATGGAGGAGCAACAGGTCACCCTCGACGGCAACAGCCTGCCCCTGGGCGAGCTATTTTGGGTGATTGCCACCCAGAACTCGCTGGAATTTGAAGGCACCTATCCCCTGCCGGAAGCCCAGCTCGACCGCTTTTTGTTCAAGTTGCTGGTGGGTTATCCCGAGGCGGGGGCCGAAAAGCAGATGCTGCTCAACCGCCAGCGCGGCTTTGAGGCCCGCCGGATCGATCTGGAAAGCCTCCAGCCGCTTGCCACCGTCGAGGACATCCTTGCTGCCCGCACTGGGGCGCGGGCGGTGCGGGTGGCCGAACCGCTGCTCGACTATCTATTGGCCCTCGCTGCCCAGAGCCGCAACCATCCGGATCTCGCCCTCGGCGCGTCCCCCAGGGCAACCGTCGCCTGGCTGGGGTGCGCCCAGGCCCACGCCTGGCTGGCCGGGCGCGAGTACGCCACACCGGACGATGTCAAGGCGGTCGCTCCGCCCCTGTTGCGCCACCGGCTCATCCTCAAACCCGAGGCCCAACTGGACGGCCTGCGACCGGACACGATCATCCAGTCCCTCCTCGATCGGGTGCCGGTGCCCCGATGATCCCGGCAGCGCAGCTTTTCTGGCTTTTAGGAGCGGGTCTCATCCCGGCCCTTCTGCTGGCGGTCAGGGTGGGCCTTGCCCCTGGCCTCCTCTGGCTTGCCGCCTTCGATCTGGCCGTCTTCACGGCCTGCTTCGTCGATCTGGCCCGTTCTCGAAAGCGCCGCGTCCAGGTGGAGCGCTCGGTCGCTCCGCGCCTTTCGATTGGCCGCGACAACCCGGTGCAGCTGTGGATCCAGGCACCCGCCGAGGCTCGGATTCGACTGCGGGACGACCATCCTTTCGATCGCAGCGATCCGCCCCTGGCCCTGGTCCTCGCTGCCGATTCCCGGATCGAAACCGGCTACAGCGTCCGGCCCACCGAGCGCGGCGAATATCGCTG harbors:
- a CDS encoding AAA family ATPase, translated to MNEARFLQLREALGQIVVGQPVLIQQLLVALIAGGHVILEGVPGTGKTLLVKVLAQLVRADFRRLQLTPDILPSDILGVNIFDLESRRFLLKKGPIFTQILLADEVNRTPPKTQAALLEAMEEQQVTLDGNSLPLGELFWVIATQNSLEFEGTYPLPEAQLDRFLFKLLVGYPEAGAEKQMLLNRQRGFEARRIDLESLQPLATVEDILAARTGARAVRVAEPLLDYLLALAAQSRNHPDLALGASPRATVAWLGCAQAHAWLAGREYATPDDVKAVAPPLLRHRLILKPEAQLDGLRPDTIIQSLLDRVPVPR